A stretch of bacterium DNA encodes these proteins:
- the rsmI gene encoding 16S rRNA (cytidine(1402)-2'-O)-methyltransferase, with product MLYIVATPIGNLEDITLRAINTLKSVDLIFCEDTRETLKLLNYLDIKKPLVSYYKDNESKRLKKALQLLLDGKEVALVSDRGTPGISDPAYLLVREAYRYNIKVVPIPGSSALLAALSVSGLPSDRFSFYGFIPRKEGKKKEFFASLMEKEETLVFFESVHRVEGTLKMLNTFFPEREMAICRELTKKFEEIKVGKVSDITREYMERENIKGEFVFIIKGRD from the coding sequence ATGTTATATATAGTAGCAACTCCTATCGGAAACCTTGAAGATATAACTTTACGAGCAATAAATACCTTAAAAAGTGTTGACTTAATATTTTGTGAGGATACAAGAGAAACCTTAAAATTACTCAACTATTTGGATATCAAGAAACCTCTTGTTAGTTACTATAAAGATAATGAATCAAAACGATTGAAGAAAGCATTACAACTTCTTTTGGACGGAAAAGAGGTTGCTCTTGTGTCAGATAGAGGTACTCCAGGTATCTCTGACCCTGCCTATCTTCTTGTTAGAGAAGCATATAGATATAACATAAAAGTTGTTCCTATACCAGGCTCTTCTGCTTTACTTGCGGCTCTATCAGTAAGCGGTCTTCCTTCAGATAGATTTTCGTTTTATGGATTTATTCCGAGAAAAGAGGGTAAAAAAAAAGAGTTTTTTGCTTCCCTTATGGAAAAAGAAGAGACCCTTGTTTTTTTTGAATCGGTCCATAGAGTTGAGGGTACTCTTAAAATGTTAAACACCTTTTTCCCTGAAAGGGAGATGGCTATATGTAGAGAATTAACAAAAAAATTTGAAGAAATAAAGGTTGGCAAAGTCTCCGACATAACCAGAGAATATATGGAGAGAGAAAATATAAAAGGAGAATTTGTCTTTATAATAAAAGGGAGAGATTAA
- the rsxC gene encoding electron transport complex subunit RsxC has translation MFKGGLKISGFKELSKDSNIETFPTPQKVAIALSQHTGLPAKPVVKRGDIVKEGQIIGEPSGFISSYIHSSISGKVVALENSNLPNGRKSLSVVIEKVPQEESTPNDNEKVDWTTLSQQEIIESVRQAGIVGMGGAAFPTFVKLMIPEGKQVDCVILNGCECEPFLTADYRVMAEETDGVVEGLQIICKTLCAKKLFIGIESNKKNLYKSIKQSLQNMKIPIEATIKILPEKYPQGSEKHLIKSVTGKEVPSLGLPIDVGCVVFNVQTALSIKKAVCETEPLTERVLTVTGLVKYPKNLRVKVGTPISDILAFCESDYSDSRKLIIGGPMMGVNIPSPDVPVIKSTTGIIVLPQEYIDTKINPCIRCGKCIPACPMNLIPAEMGRQAENKKWDTCKTLNVVDCIECGCCSYVCPANRPMVDLFKWAKAELRKTS, from the coding sequence ATGTTCAAAGGCGGTTTAAAAATATCTGGGTTTAAAGAACTTAGCAAAGATTCAAATATTGAAACTTTTCCCACCCCTCAAAAAGTTGCAATTGCATTATCTCAACATACAGGGTTACCTGCTAAACCAGTAGTTAAAAGAGGGGACATAGTTAAAGAAGGTCAGATAATAGGAGAACCGTCTGGGTTTATCAGCAGTTATATCCATTCCAGTATTTCAGGTAAAGTTGTTGCTCTGGAAAATAGTAACCTACCCAACGGAAGAAAATCTTTATCTGTAGTAATAGAAAAAGTTCCTCAAGAAGAGTCTACCCCAAACGATAATGAAAAGGTTGACTGGACAACACTTAGCCAGCAAGAAATTATAGAATCGGTAAGACAAGCTGGTATTGTAGGGATGGGTGGAGCTGCATTCCCAACATTTGTTAAACTAATGATTCCTGAAGGGAAACAAGTCGATTGTGTTATCCTTAACGGATGTGAATGCGAACCTTTCCTTACAGCTGACTACAGAGTAATGGCAGAAGAAACCGATGGAGTTGTTGAAGGTCTTCAGATAATATGTAAAACACTCTGTGCTAAAAAATTGTTTATAGGGATTGAAAGCAACAAAAAAAATCTTTACAAATCTATCAAACAAAGTCTCCAAAATATGAAAATCCCTATTGAAGCTACAATTAAAATTCTTCCTGAAAAATATCCTCAAGGTAGCGAAAAACATTTAATAAAATCTGTTACGGGAAAAGAAGTTCCTTCTCTTGGGCTACCTATTGATGTGGGTTGCGTTGTATTTAATGTTCAAACCGCTTTATCTATAAAAAAAGCCGTATGCGAAACAGAACCGTTAACAGAAAGAGTTCTTACTGTAACAGGCCTGGTTAAATATCCTAAAAATCTACGAGTTAAGGTAGGTACTCCTATCTCTGATATACTTGCATTTTGTGAAAGCGATTATTCTGATAGCAGAAAACTCATTATAGGAGGCCCTATGATGGGTGTTAATATACCTTCACCCGATGTTCCAGTAATAAAAAGCACTACAGGTATAATAGTGCTCCCTCAAGAATATATAGATACAAAGATAAATCCTTGTATTAGATGTGGTAAATGTATACCTGCATGCCCTATGAATTTAATACCAGCAGAAATGGGGAGACAAGCAGAAAATAAAAAGTGGGATACTTGTAAAACTCTCAATGTAGTTGATTGTATTGAATGCGGGTGTTGCAGTTATGTATGTCCTGCTAACAGACCTATGGTAGACTTATTCAAATGGGCAAAAGCTGAACTACGTAAAACCAGTTAA
- a CDS encoding 2,3-bisphosphoglycerate-independent phosphoglycerate mutase → MEYEKILPDIIKKNDNKILLVVLDGIGGFPHSVTGKTELETAKKPNLDRFATEGSCGTLTPVLKGITPGSGPGHVGLFGYDPLETLIGRGTLECLGIGINLGKNDVAIRGNFATIDENNIVTDRRAGRIPTEENSKIVSILSEKIKEISGVKIFIQTVKEHRCAIVLQGEGLGPNVSENDPQKEGLPLKPLKALDTASEKTALVLKELQEKVIEVLKNVDTKAKTLLLRGISQLPNIHSFNDKYKLNGVCIAAYPMYKGISKVLGMDVADAGETVEEEFETLFELYDKYDFFFFHIKKTDSYGEDGNFEAKVKTIEDIDSKIWQLRNLKFESIAITGDHSTPSMMKGHSWHPVPLIVKSPNSIPDGVKHFTERECAKGILGNMYSKELMYILLACAFKLDKFGA, encoded by the coding sequence ATGGAATACGAAAAAATTCTACCCGATATAATAAAAAAGAATGATAACAAAATCCTGTTGGTTGTTCTTGATGGAATTGGTGGTTTCCCACATTCTGTAACAGGTAAAACAGAACTTGAAACAGCAAAGAAACCTAATTTAGACAGATTCGCAACTGAAGGTTCTTGCGGAACATTAACACCTGTACTTAAAGGAATAACTCCTGGAAGCGGTCCAGGGCACGTAGGATTGTTTGGTTACGACCCATTAGAGACACTGATTGGCAGAGGCACTCTCGAATGTCTTGGAATAGGTATAAACCTTGGAAAAAATGATGTTGCTATAAGAGGTAATTTTGCAACAATCGATGAAAACAATATTGTTACAGATAGGAGAGCAGGTAGAATACCTACAGAAGAAAACAGTAAGATTGTTTCTATATTGTCAGAAAAAATTAAAGAAATTTCTGGTGTAAAAATATTTATTCAGACAGTTAAAGAACACCGGTGCGCTATTGTTCTACAAGGGGAAGGATTAGGTCCTAACGTATCAGAAAACGACCCTCAAAAAGAAGGATTGCCTCTTAAACCTTTAAAAGCATTAGATACTGCCTCTGAGAAGACTGCTCTTGTATTGAAGGAACTCCAAGAGAAAGTAATTGAGGTTCTAAAAAATGTTGATACTAAAGCTAAAACCTTGCTTTTAAGAGGTATCTCTCAACTCCCGAACATACATAGTTTCAATGACAAGTATAAACTTAATGGAGTATGTATAGCTGCCTACCCTATGTATAAAGGTATCTCAAAAGTTTTAGGGATGGATGTAGCAGACGCTGGAGAAACTGTAGAAGAAGAGTTTGAAACTCTATTTGAACTTTATGATAAATATGATTTTTTCTTTTTCCACATTAAAAAGACAGACAGTTACGGAGAAGACGGTAATTTTGAAGCAAAAGTAAAAACCATAGAAGATATAGACTCAAAAATATGGCAGTTAAGGAATTTAAAATTTGAAAGTATAGCAATAACAGGTGACCACTCTACCCCTTCAATGATGAAAGGTCATTCTTGGCACCCTGTTCCTCTTATAGTCAAATCACCAAACTCTATCCCTGATGGAGTAAAACATTTTACTGAGCGAGAATGTGCAAAAGGTATACTTGGAAATATGTATTCCAAAGAACTAATGTATATACTTCTTGCCTGCGCTTTTAAACTTGACAAATTTGGAGCTTGA
- a CDS encoding SurA N-terminal domain-containing protein codes for MVMKILRKRKNMKLILWVVAIFIIPGFLIWGVGLGSSSKNSNYAATINREPITLRDFYKNLHEMEQRYREIFGDGASEILKSMNLERMVLENMVREKLLLQQAKKRRVKVFNSEIIEVIKADRAFLNEKGVFDQNRYKEIIASMPNEELRKIEDEIRKNLMLNKLREEIILEASSNISEAEVDEYIKNNQITDVDKASIRESLIRQKGDEAYGQWYESVKSRSKINIYLASAKPVELPDEQIEDNKPKTKGRLKLWRK; via the coding sequence ATGGTTATGAAGATTTTACGTAAAAGAAAAAATATGAAACTCATCTTGTGGGTAGTTGCTATTTTTATCATACCTGGTTTTCTTATTTGGGGGGTAGGTCTTGGTAGTTCCAGTAAGAACTCTAATTATGCAGCAACAATAAACAGAGAACCAATAACTTTAAGGGATTTTTATAAAAACCTTCATGAGATGGAACAAAGATATAGAGAGATTTTTGGTGATGGTGCTTCAGAAATCTTAAAGAGTATGAATTTGGAAAGAATGGTACTCGAAAATATGGTAAGAGAAAAACTTCTTTTGCAACAGGCAAAGAAAAGAAGAGTGAAGGTTTTTAATAGTGAAATAATTGAAGTAATAAAAGCTGACCGTGCCTTTTTAAATGAAAAGGGAGTATTTGACCAGAATCGGTATAAAGAGATTATTGCATCTATGCCAAACGAAGAGTTGAGAAAGATAGAGGATGAGATAAGAAAAAACTTAATGTTGAACAAATTACGAGAAGAGATAATCTTAGAGGCAAGTTCAAATATATCTGAAGCAGAGGTAGATGAGTATATAAAAAACAATCAGATAACAGATGTTGATAAGGCGTCTATAAGAGAATCTTTAATTAGACAGAAAGGCGATGAAGCATACGGGCAATGGTACGAAAGTGTTAAGAGCCGTTCTAAAATCAATATATATCTTGCTTCAGCTAAACCTGTTGAATTACCAGATGAACAGATAGAAGATAACAAACCAAAAACAAAGGGAAGGTTAAAATTATGGCGAAAATAA
- a CDS encoding DUF1015 domain-containing protein, with protein sequence MAKIKPFKGLIYNTEIVENISNVISPPWDIIDDEEEKRLYSSSKWNVINLISKKNAPSDVNKFFTDFIKEKVLTQDNVESFYCLRHTFSYLGKSYERSGIFALIKIEDFKEGNIIPHEHVFEKHYTNRYRLIDECRANFSPVFMLYRDKENRVEDVIEETPVIFEGNIGDDSLKFGRIDNQKDIQLIVDTITPEKLFIADGHHRYQAAFKFFQDNPDEKNGYVLVFLANLDSSGLVILPTHRYLPYNISFLENMPSFEEKFDVVKTENWDKTYEKMSKDVDKHIFGVYEKGSFYTITLKNEDTILELSSSQEHSKEWLSLDNVILKNIIFDGILNLKDREVFYSASSEYILNEYTKKQEGIIFFVNPVSKKSFLNISLNNEKMPQKSTYFYPKVPTGLVIHKF encoded by the coding sequence ATGGCGAAAATAAAACCATTTAAAGGGCTGATTTATAACACCGAAATAGTAGAAAACATTAGTAACGTCATTTCACCTCCGTGGGATATTATTGATGATGAGGAAGAAAAAAGGTTGTATTCGTCTTCCAAATGGAATGTCATAAACCTTATATCCAAAAAAAATGCACCTTCTGACGTTAATAAGTTTTTTACAGATTTCATTAAAGAGAAAGTTTTAACGCAAGACAATGTAGAATCTTTCTACTGTTTAAGACATACATTCTCTTACCTTGGAAAAAGTTATGAACGGTCTGGGATTTTTGCTCTTATTAAGATAGAAGATTTTAAAGAAGGGAACATAATTCCTCATGAGCACGTATTTGAAAAGCATTATACTAATAGATACAGGTTGATAGATGAGTGTCGTGCAAATTTTTCACCTGTCTTCATGCTGTATAGAGATAAAGAGAATAGGGTAGAAGATGTAATAGAAGAAACACCTGTTATATTTGAAGGAAATATAGGAGATGATTCGTTAAAATTTGGAAGGATTGATAATCAGAAAGATATCCAACTGATAGTAGATACAATTACTCCTGAAAAACTTTTTATAGCAGATGGGCATCACAGATATCAAGCTGCTTTTAAGTTTTTTCAGGATAACCCTGACGAGAAAAACGGGTATGTGTTGGTATTTCTTGCTAACTTAGATTCTTCAGGATTGGTGATACTACCTACACACCGTTATCTGCCATACAATATATCTTTTTTAGAGAATATGCCTTCTTTTGAGGAGAAATTTGATGTAGTTAAGACAGAGAACTGGGATAAGACCTATGAAAAAATGTCTAAAGATGTAGACAAACATATTTTTGGGGTATATGAAAAAGGAAGTTTTTATACAATCACTTTAAAAAATGAAGATACTATTCTTGAACTATCTTCTTCTCAGGAGCATTCAAAAGAATGGTTATCTCTTGACAACGTAATCCTGAAAAATATTATTTTTGATGGTATTTTAAACTTGAAAGATAGAGAGGTTTTTTATAGCGCATCATCAGAATATATATTAAATGAGTATACAAAAAAACAAGAAGGAATCATCTTTTTTGTAAACCCTGTAAGTAAGAAGTCTTTCTTGAATATATCTCTTAATAATGAAAAGATGCCTCAAAAGAGCACCTATTTCTACCCCAAGGTCCCTACTGGACTTGTGATACATAAGTTTTAA